The Argopecten irradians isolate NY unplaced genomic scaffold, Ai_NY scaffold_0639, whole genome shotgun sequence DNA segment ACGTCGTTTCATTCGATCATTTAGTGTGGTATCCAATCTTGTCCCAGTCTTGATATATGGAGGTAGGGAATTAATGTCTTCCAGCCATTACTAGTTCTTTGCATCTTTGTTTGATTGTAGAATGTGGCCCGCTGACGTCTGCCCTACCGATCATCACCGAGCCAGCAGCCTGTCACATCCCCAGCTTCTGTACGGGGGTCTACTGTTGTATGGAACCCAATGATGTCGACATCGCCTTCCAAGCTTTTGTGGAATTCTTCCCCTGCcagtttgaaatgaaaatggggATAGAGAAACTCACGTTTACTGTGTCCTTGTTTGACTTTGAATTTGGAAAGCAGTATGATTTCTACATGTTTGGGGCTGTGAGGATTCAGTAAGTAAAACTGACATGAATATCTAAGAAAAATTTTCAGATTTTAAGGATAAAATGTCTGTGGCCCTTGATATTATACTCATACCAGTCTTAAAGTTACTAAAGAGTCAAAGGCAGGAACAGTAATAACTAcgaaaaaacaacaaatctCAAGGAAGATTTACTAGTTTCCAAGATACATAAACAGTCTTAAGTCTAAAACAGCCTTAAATTTAGAGTTACAGTCAGTCAAAGATGATGTAAGAAAAAGTTACATCATTTTGATTGGATAAGCAAAAACATAAGACTGTTTCACTGCAGATACTACCAACTGCAAGACCTCATGCTTTGTCTGTATCACtataacatattacatttaattatgttttcaaattttcactTTCCATGTTGTTAAAAGTAATTGTAAAAAGAAAATGGTTGTATTAGAATTAAATTTATTGAAACCAACCTGAATCTACAGCACCAATTTTGATCCTATTCCAGTTACTCTGTCATTGACCTAGCGGACGCTGGCTATTACGTGTTTAACGCCAGATTCAAAGTTTGTTTTGAGGCCGACGAGAGTAAGCCGTGTGATGTGGACTTCACTCTGTTTGATAATTATCTGATCCCCAAATTGACTTGCATCTGGGCAACCGACTTTAATGTACCAGGTAGGTGATTTTATGCTTTAACTATGTAATGTCTTATATTTTAGATATCATTCTAATGAAAATTTATCTTTGAATGGAAAATGATAAATGGTGGGAAATAAATGGTGGACaaatttttaattatagaaTATTTCACATAATGTGTTAAATAAACCCTGAACTTGTGTTACAGGGTTTTCGCTGAGTAGCTGGCTGGTTTCGGAGAGTTTACCGATGTCAACACCTCTACCTCCTAACGCTGTGTCCACCCTGCTGTCCCACCTGGAACTGGCAGTGTATCAATACCACCCGTCATGTGACCAGGGCGCTGGGAACTACCTGCCCACTACAGATATCTGGAATTCAGGTAAGGTCTCCGATGGGCTATGTTATCTTTCCTAAGTCTGTCCTGTCCGGTGGTGTCCTTTTGTGTCCTACGGATGTGGTGAGTTTTACATCTAAAGACATGTCTAAGTAATAACAGTTCTTACTTTGATCAGAATATACCTGTTGACTAATTCATTCAGTacaatttaattgatatatcgGTTTGTGAATTTAGCTAGCATTGTCCTGTTTCACATAGCTTACCACCAGGTAATAAAGTTCTGATTAGACCAAAGTCTTTATACGGAGGTGATCACTACGGCAGGTTTCACTGTAGTAATGAAAGTCCGATTTTACCTAAGTCTGTATATTAGATGTTATATATGTAGACCCCAATATCCAACTTTAACACTATTTCTGGTTTGTTGACTTCAGACTGTCCAAAGTCGATCGCTCTGCCATCGATCTCGGATGACATCACTTGCCACATCCCAGACACATGTACTGGTGTGAACTGCTGCCTGAACGTGCCGATTCTGGACCAGACCTTCCAGCTGTCTCTCGATCTAGATTCCTGTTATAAGACACTACGAGTTAGCATTGAGAAAATCTACCATGAGGAGTCCCTGATCGGCTATCCTTTTGGGACAGTGAAACATTTCTACTTGTATGGGGTGATTCGCATGATGTAAGTGTTGTTATAGGGTAAACAAACCTAATATGCTATTTTTTgttatcccccgcgaaacgcgtttgcgggggatattgatttgggctctgtccgtccgtgcgtccgtccatgcgtccgtccgtccgtccgtccgtccgtccgagtatcgtttccgggctataactcctaaaccgttcaacttagctacacgaaactttctgtacatgttaggctagtgctctagttgtgccttttgctaatgggaacctttcatttacgatactttttctgttaccatggaaacttattcaaaaataccatattattaaagtttcctttctattccgggctataactcgaaaaccgttcaacttggctacacgaaactttctgtacatgttaggctagtgctctagttgtgcctttttctaatgggaaccttccattttcaatactttttctgttaccatggaaacttattaaaaaataccatattattaaagtttcctttctattccgggctataactcgaaaaccgttcaactttgctacacgaaactttctgtacatgttaggctagtgctctagttgtgccttttgctaatgggaacctttcattttcaatactttttctgttaccatggaaacttattcaaaaataccatattattaaagtttcctttctattccgggctataactcgaaaactgttcaatttggctacacgaaactttctgtacatgttaggctagtgctctagttgtgcctttttctaatgggaaccttccattttcaatactttttctgttaccatggaaatttattaaaaaatacaactgggcgcgggggataatgccaagctttgcggctccttgtttttcttatttctacTCTTGCTCTGAATTGGAATTcaaaatataagcaatacaaaAGTCATTTAAATTATGATCAGCAGttcaatgcaagttaaaaaagaTAGCTTTGAAAGATAGAGAATACTGCACATGTGGATGATTCAGTGGGAAAAATTCTTTTAAGAATGGATTGTTTATACTCTGTCATATGATCTTAAAATGAAGATAGAGGGTGGGGTGGGGCAGTAAGGGTTTGGTCATAGGGCCCGTTTCCTTGTTGTAACATGCAGTTAATTTAGGGAGGCAAAACTATTGGAGTAAACATTAAAATACTTGACTGTCCATGATTTGTACTGATTTCCTTCTGACCCTGTTTGTCAGGTACACATTGGATTACCTGATGTATGACAGAAGTTACCTGGTATCCCTGGGCATAGAAGTGTGTCTAGAGACCGCGGGACCATGTGCTCAGAACTTTACCCTACTTGACAAAGTACGCTTCCCAGAACCAGACTGTACCTGGAATGCAGGTTTCACCAACCCAGGTAAGGGGCAAATAAAGATATATCATACCAAATATCTACCTGGTAAGTAGGCCCAATATCTACCTGGTAAGTAGGCTCAATTTCTGTCTGGTAACTAGGCCCAATATCTACCTGGTAACTAGGCCCAATATCTACCTGGTAAGTAGGCTAAATTTCTATCTGGTAACAAGGCCCAATATCTACCTGGTAACAAGGCCCAATATCTACCTGGTAAGTAGGCTAAATTTCTATCTGGTAACAAGGCCCAATATCTACCTGGTAACAAGGCCCAATATCTACCTGGTAACTAGACCCAATATCTACCTGGTAACTAGGCCCAATATCTACCTGGTAACTAGGCCCAATATCTACCTGGTAATTAGGCCCAATATCTACATGGTAACTAGGCCCAATATCTTCCTAGTAAGGTGATGCATCATCTTAAGCAAACCAGTGAAAATTGCTTTTCCTTGAAACATCTCATTTAGCTGTTACATTTTCATGTTGAGGGTTTGTACATTAATTTTACAGTACGTCTTACAGTCTTAGTTTTACTGTTGGACAGCCAGTTGCCCAATGGAATGGTTTCAAATCATAAATTCTTAACGATTGTTATGACATTAACATCGTTATTTTCACCTATCACATGGAAATCCAAATTGTATACATCAGATTGACTAAGAATATACATCTGAATCGTTTTTACAGATTTCTCAAGGAGCCAGTGGCTTCAAGAAAGGTCCATTGCCCCAAATACAGCACTCACTACAGTTTTTGAACAGGAACTGATGCAGGACCTGTGGATTGTGAGTTACCTACAGAACCCAACGTGTGACGCGACCCTGCCTGCATATATTCCGTCCAACAACGGCTGGAAGGCTGATGGTAGGTGATTTGTTTCCTtttgtataatacatatactACTTAACATACATCTTATAGATTACAGGTCTGACCAGTCCTGTTACCTTTACCCTCAAGCCTCAATGAAACCTGCCATGTTTTATTTGTagatttaaataaatttctAAACTGATGCTCAATAATTTTCCAATTCTCTTTCACCACATTCTCATTCACCTGTTGACAATAGCTACATTACTGTTTGTAGATGGAGGTATTAGGCGTGCTGCTTAACTTTTGTGTCCTTAACACTTCAAAAGTTTGTAGCTTATAACACCAAGTCACTGTCATCTTATCATTCTACCCTGTTGCTTATGTCCTTCATTGAAAGCATTGTTCTTCCATCATTATTTGTAACTTTTGGCACTTTGTCCAAGTCATTGTCCAATTTATCATGTTGTCTCTCCCCCGAAAACCTAAACGAAAGTGACAATTATATTTGTAGATTGTGTTACGTTGCCTGAGCCGCTGCCCGACCTTTCCTCCTATCCTGTTAGCTGTGTACTCCAAGGCTCGTGTACAAGCTGGTTCTGCTGTGTGAGCTGTCCTTTGTCCTGCAGAACTTCTTCATCCACTTTGATATCCAGCCATGTGACCTGATTTTATCCATACAAATGGAGGACTTGAATGTGAAGGTTCCTCTTCTGGATGATCTAATAGGTAATAACTTGTCTAAATACAAAAATACCAAAATTGTAACAAACAgaacatatttacaatatgtctaataaaaaaatcttaccTTTTTTTTTCCGTCTACATAACTGTTGTCAAGGAAATCTTGCTTACTACTTGTCAAGAGGTTAGCAAAAATTATATGACTGTTTGGTGTTCAGGTTCTCCATGTGGGGATctgaaaacaatttaatatgatttcaagtttcattatcaataacaatgaaacagtaaatcatatattttatcacattgtAATTGTTCTGTCAAATTTGAAAACATAATGTTTTTTCTGTctagttaaaataaaaaaacatgagAAAGTGCTAtccaaatatcaaaatatgaatatttaattacaGGGAGACCAAGGATGTTCTACTTGAACGGTGTTCTAAGAGCAGAGTAAGTTAACAATTGattcattttacaatttattgtCAATTCTGTTGTCCATGTATATCCCTTCTTTATCCAATACTATTTGCTAATTCTGTGGACTACCCATACAATTCCACATAAGGTTTGGCAATGTAAATGTTGAGTGATTGTTTGATGCCactatgtttgtttttattaccaTTACAATTACACAGCTACACCATATACAACCTGGAGAGTGAAGGAATGTACctggtgaactttgacctctcACTGTGTTTCGAGACAAGTTCCTGTGAGTGGACGGCTCCAATTTTGAAGAACTCTCTCCTGCCGAAACAGTCATGTGATTGGAACAGACCAATGGCTGATCCAGGTACTGTTAAATGCTGATTCTGCGGATCGTAATTTAAGTTTTGGGCTTTTTCACATTAGAAAGGATTAGAGCAAAATATGACGTTGTTGAATTATTTTTGGTCACATCTTCCGTAATTTTCTTATAATTAAATGTGAGCTCAATAACTTGGCACAATCAGTAATCAACTTGCTATACTAGTGCTCTTTGTGTTATAATGCTGAATCGTTCATGAATTATGGGCTctatatttagtattttataCTATGTTAGTAAAGTTATTTTGCAATGTTAGATCATCTGATGACCTTTTGTCATTTTGCATTGCCCATCGTCAAGGGCCGTCAACTGTGCGTAAATTtatcattcaaacaacttcttcaataactaaaaggcccagggtactgatatttggcctgtaacatgctgggatgaagggctacaaagtttgttcaaataaatgaatttgacatttattcaaaagtttgttcaaatgaatgaccttgacatatattcaaagtcacagtgttcaaataggctaaaaatctttaaacaaattgTTGTTAAGAACTTAGAGGCCTAGAtatctgatattgggcctgtgacatggtGGGATGAATGAAGGGCTACGAAGTCTGTTCAAATGAAAGACCTTGATcgccattcaaggtcacaagggtcaaataggctaaaaatgttaaacaacttcttgtgaataactaagaggcctagacacCTGATATAGGGCTTGTAGCATGTTGACATGAAGGGACAAcatgtttattaaaatgaatgaccttgaccttcattcaaggtctaattcataaaatatatcagaaactcCTAAAAATTCTTCTATTAAAAGAGTTATTTTGTATTGCCTgaattgtttgccactactatattctttgaggtgttgtattgtgccaagtCATATGACCATTCAGGCCTATTGGCCTCTtgtataatttttcatattctttCTGGCAGGATTCTCCTTGGCGATATGGAAGTCATCAGTAGGAGCAGGAGCGGTTCTTACTGAAGTTGAGATAAGCAGACTTCTAAATGTTTTGGAGGTCGGACTGTACCTGTTAGAGACACCATGTAATGTTTCCATCTCTCCATACACACCAGCCGTGAATGGCTGGAACACTAGTAAGTCATACACGCATAATTATAGAATTCATTGAAATAGAGCTATGAGCTTGCATGGTTTGGATATCAATAGTTTAACTGACCTGTACAATTTAAGCTTGAACTGCATTTCTTACTTTTGTACCAGTATATCacaaaaatacatgaaaaaaatattttcattactttAAATCCtgcaaatatttatattgttatccAAAACAAATTTAATCAGAATGCTTCTGCTTTACTGCTACTGCTATATGGATCAAATTTAGATCAAAAGGCTTCAAATACTGATTCTTACATTACACAGCCTGTACAGAAGATGTTGGGACCCTGCCGACCCTACCCCTCGGGACAAGTTGTCACCTGTCTAGTTTGTGTACAGAGATAGACTGTTGTTCAGACGTACCCACCATCCAACGCAACATCCACTATAAGGTGCATGTGGATACATGTAAGAAAATGCTGTTTGTCGGGATCGAGGCGGTAAAAGCGGAGATACCTCTATTTGACTACAAGATGGGTGAGACATGGTACTACAAGATCAGGGGCACCTTCATCATCAGGTAAGTGCAACTATAAGTAATTAACACCTGGGGTTAATAGAAGAACTAGCATAGATATTCCAAGGGCAAGCATCAGACTAGGAAAACTAGTCTAGGGAAACGGGTTTACGTAAAGTT contains these protein-coding regions:
- the LOC138313297 gene encoding uncharacterized protein isoform X2, with product MDALKITDFLLDTPCQLTSGSYSLATNGVYNECGPLTSALPIITEPAACHIPSFCTGVYCCMEPNDVDIAFQAFVEFFPCQFEMKMGIEKLTFTVSLFDFEFGKQYDFYMFGAVRIHYSVIDLADAGYYVFNARFKVCFEADESKPCDVDFTLFDNYLIPKLTCIWATDFNVPGFSLSSWLVSESLPMSTPLPPNAVSTLLSHLELAVYQYHPSCDQGAGNYLPTTDIWNSDCPKSIALPSISDDITCHIPDTCTGVNCCLNVPILDQTFQLSLDLDSCYKTLRVSIEKIYHEESLIGYPFGTVKHFYLYGVIRMMYTLDYLMYDRSYLVSLGIEVCLETAGPCAQNFTLLDKVRFPEPDCTWNAGFTNPDFSRSQWLQERSIAPNTALTTVFEQELMQDLWIVSYLQNPTCDATLPAYIPSNNGWKADDCVTLPEPLPDLSSYPVSCVLQGSCTSWFCCVSCPLSCRTSSSTLISSHVT